In the genome of Pseudomonas sp. B33.4, the window TGCACCCGATCTGCGCGCAACACCACCGGTCGGCGATCATGGATATCGAGCATGCCGCCAGCGGCATCGGCGGTGATGATGACGAAACCGTCGTCATCCCGAGCCGCCGTTTCGGCTGTCGGAAATTGTCCGATGGCCGCGCAGAATACTGGCCCGTGATCCGCGCGACGGATCAGCCATGGTTGGCGGGTTTTGTCCTCGGCGTCGACCCATTCAAACCAGTTATCGACCGGCACAATCAAGCGATGGTGCCAGATCGCCCGAAAGAACCGGCCATGGGCGACTTTCTCCACCCGGGCATTGATGGGTGCGGGGCGATCCCTGGCCCAGTGCGGGCGCCAGCCCCAACGCAGATTGTCGGCATGCAGCTGTTGCCCTTGTTGATGCAGGACGGCCAGCGCGGTGGTCGGCGCCGCGTTGTAGCGATCAAGCGATGCATCGCCGACGTGATTGATCAACGCGTCGGGAATGCTCAGCACCGCGACAAAGTCGTGAATGCCACGGTACTGCGAGAGTCTTCCGCACATGGGCTGAATCTCCGGTGGGATATTTCAGCTTAGTCGCTGGCGTCCTGACCGGTGAACGTGTCGCGCCATTTCAACCAGCGACGTTCGAGCATGGCCAGCAAGCCGTCACTGAGTTTGCCGAGCAAGGCGAGCACGATGATCGCGGCCAGCACGATGTCCGGTCGCGAGGTTTCCCGACCGTCGCTGAGCAGGTAACCCAGGCCCTTGGTCGCCGCGATCAACTCCGCCGCGACGAGAAACATCCACGCCAGGCTCATGCCGCTGCGTAACCCGGTGAACAGGCCGGGCAGGGCGGCCGGTAGCAAGATCCGTCGTACCAGTTGCAGGCGGCTGAAGCCGTAGATGCGGCCGACTTCCACCAGTTTGCGATCAATGTTGCGAATGGCCGCGACGACGTTGACGTACACCGGAAAAAACGCGCCGATGGCGATCAAGACGATTTTCGACGTCTCATCGATGCCCAGCCACAACAGCAGCAGAGGCACCCAGGCCAGGCTCGGAATCGAGCGCAGGGCGGCGAACGTCGGCTCCAGATAGGCCTCGGCTTCACGGCTCAAACCGACCCAGGCAGCAAACACCAATGCCAGACTGGCGCCAATGGCAAAACCCAGCAACACCCGAATCAGGCTGGCGCCAATATGCTTCCACAATGCGCCTTCGGCGAGGTCGGTGAGGGTCAAGGCGATCTCGCTCGGCGCTGGCATCTGGTAGGACGGCAGCCAACCGATGCGTACGATAATTTCCAGTGCGACGATGATCAGCAACGGCAGTGCCAGGCCTTTGCCGCGGCGCTGCCATGTCGGATTCAAACTCGCAGGACGCTGGCGCGGTACGGCAAGTGGCGCGGGCAAGTCTTTGCTGTGAGTGGTCATGATCCTGGCTCCGCTCACGACAAATCCGCGACAGGCGCGGATTTATCGTGAGACTGATCGATTACTGGTGGGCGACGGCTTGCTGCACACCGCTGTCGAGCAATTGATCGATGACTTGATCGACATTCACCCCACGGCGCACCAATTCCTCGGAGAGCAGAATCGGCGCGGCTGCCTTGGAGGCGCTGATGTCCTGACGGGTCAGTTGCGGGCTGCTCAGGTCGGTGCGTGACAGTTGCAACTTGGCCACGTCCAGCGGCAGACCGGATTCCTTGGCCAACAGGGCGGCGAATTCATCGGGGTTTTTCAAGGCCCAGTCGCGCGCCTGTTCATAGGCCTTGATCACGGTGTCGATCGTCTGCGGGTGTTCCTTGGCGTACTGCTCGGTGACGCTGACCACGCCGTAACTGTTGAACGCCGGGTTGCGGTAGAGCAGGCGCGAACCGGCCTGCACCTGACTGGCGGCCATGTGCGGATCGAGTCCGGCCCAGGCGTCGACATCGCCTTTTTCCAGCGCGGTGCGGCCATCCGGGTGTTGCAGATGGACCAGTTCGACATCGTCTTTTTTCAGCCCGGCCTGTTGCAGGCTGCGCAGGGTGAACAGATACGGGTCGGTGCCTTTGGTGGCGGCAATCTTTTTGCCCTTCAGGTCAGCGACGGTCTGGTACGGCGAATCCTTGCGCACCACCAAGGCTGTCCATTCGGCGCGGCTGTAGACGTAGACGGATTTGATCGGGCTGCCATTGGCCCGACTCAGCACGGCCGCGAGGCTGGCACTGGAAGCGAAATCCACGCCGCCACTGTTGAGGTATTCCAGCGAACGGTTGCTGCCTTGGCTCAGTACCCAGCTGACTTTGGTTTGCGGCAAGGCCTTTTCGAGGAAGCCGAAGTGCTTGAGCACCAGACTGACCGGCGAGTAATAGGCGTAGTCGAGATGCACTTCCGCTGGCGCGGTCTCAGTCGCGTGGGCGAACGGTTGCAGACTCAGCAGCATCGCGCTGGCGGCCAGCAGTGTTTTGAAATGAGCAAAGAACGATGTCATGGGGCGCTCCGGCAAAGGCACAGGTTTCTTATGTCCAAAAAGGTATTTTTATCGAATGCTTCCTGCATGAATGGAATATTGCAGGCTCTGTGCCATGTGCTTGTAAGTGCCGGTTTATAAGGGTTTTACGGCTGGAGGCAGGATTTCAGCTGTTGCATGGCCAACAGTGTGGTTCGCCACTGTTGGCCCGCGAACAGCCGGCATCGAGAGTGATGAGCTTATGCATTAATGGAATTTCAAACCGAGAAATAACAGCGTTATGGTCTATGCAATTTCCCTCTGCAGGTCAGCCCATGAAGCTTTCTCGTTTCCTACGCAATGCGCTATTCGCAGCGCTGTTTACCTCGCCGCTTTCCTACGCAGCCGAGCCATTGGTCCTGCATGTCGGCGATCAGAACTACTACAACATCCGTGCGTCGGTGGAGGCCTCCGGCGTGTTGAAAGACGCGCCTTATACCGTCGACTGGAAACACTTCCAGGCCGCAGCACCCTTGGCCGAAGCCTTGCAGACCGGCTCGCTGGATCTCGGCTTTCTAGGTGATTCCGGCTTTTTGTTTCTGGCCGCCAAGCAGGCGCCGGTGAAACTGATCGGCGTCTCGCGGCAGAATCCGGAGACCATCGCGTTGCTGGTGCCGAAGGATTCGCCGGTGAAAACCATCGCCGACCTGAAAGGCAAGAAGGTCGCCTACTGGCCCGGTGCCTGGAGTCAGCAGTTGACCTTGCGTGCTCTTGAGCAGGTCGGTCTGCCGGACAACTATGTCGACTTCGTCAAGCTGATGCCGATCGATGCCGCCGCCGCTTTGCCACAGGGCAGCATTGACGCCTTTCCGGTGTGGGAACCGTACATTTCCCAGCAGATCGTGTTCTCCGGCGCGCGACCAATCCTGACCGCAAAGAATCTGATGCCGGGGCTCAGCGCGATCGCGGCGTCGACGCCGTCCATCGACAGCAAGCGTGCCGCCATTGCGGATTTTCTCGGTCGGTTGAAACTGGCGCGGGCCTGGGTCGACAGCCACACCGATGAGTACGCCGATTTGTGGGCAAAGAAAGCCAATCTCGACCAACAAGTGTCGCGGCACTGGTTGCGGCAGGCGCACATGACGGTCGGGCCGGTGGATCAGCAGGCTGCGACGGACCTGCAAAGCACTGCCGACTTCCTGTTCAAAGTGAAAGCGCTGCCGGCCCCGTTGGCCACGGCAGGGATTATCGACAGGTCTTTTCAGCAGGCATTGACGCACTGAGCGAGCGCCGGAACCAAACCCTGTGTACCTTATCCAACCTCGGCTCACGGATCGGAGCGCAGGGATGGATAAGGGCGAGGGAGTTTTGCCAATCGACAACATGACGGCAGCCGCCGTGCTCAAGGCAAAACATGACCTCCGGATTCAAACTTCTTTGTGCAGCGTTCATTGTTCTCGGGCTGGCCGGTTGCATCGCCGCCCCGATAGAAATGACCGCGCAAACCGAAACACGGCTGAAGACCCAGGCGCCGGTGCGTTTTCTGCTGACGTTCGACGACGGCCCCAGCGCTTCGGGTTTGTGGAATCCGTCGGCCGCGGTACTCGACAGTCTCAAAGACAATCCGCTGCAGCCGGGTATCAAAGCGGTGTTCTTCGTTCAGACGCGTGCTCCGCGAGCGGGCAACAGTGACATCGGTCGCAGCATCATGCGACGTGAACATGATGAGGGGCACATCCTCGCGTTTCACACGGCGACCCATTGGCACACCAATCATCGCTCGCTCGACCCACAACAGCTTGAAGAATCGCTGAGCAACGGCACAGCCGATATCGCCGCCATCACCGGTGCGCCGCCGAAACTGCTACGCCCGCCGTTCTGGAATTACGACAAACGCACCTTCGCGGCCTATCAGCAGCACGGCTTGCACGTTTTGCTCACCGATTTAAGCGCCAATGACGGCAAGATCTGGGGCTTCAACGCCAGCCCGCGACGTCGGGCAAACATGCTGCGGCAGTTGTCGGAAGTCCGTGAACGTATTGCCCTTGGCGAATTGCCGAGCGTGGACGGCGTTATTCCGGTAGTGGTGACGTTTCATGATCTGAACCGCTATACCGCGCGGCACACGCGCGAATACCTGCAGATTCTGCTGGATAGCGCCGCCGCCACGGGCGTGCGGCTGGCAGACAAACCTTTCTACGATGATCACGCTGCACTGGAGAAAGCCGCGTTGGCGCGCACGGTTGAAAACAGCTCGGAGTCGGTGAGTTTGCCGGGGATATGGAACTGGATCTGGGATCACGATGCGCACTGAGGACGAGGTCGGAAGTTGTGATGAACTTGGCATTTTTGTGTCGAGCAAGATGCAAATTGCTCACCTATGCTCTACGAGTCGACCGAATCATCGCCTGTGAGGCGTTCACTCATGCTTGCCATTGACGATATCTGCCGGATTGTCGAGTCCGGCTTTCCTGCGTTCAAGTGCGATTGCATTCCCGGCACGCAGGGTCTGCTGCAAATAAAGGTTTATGAGCCAGACAGCGGGCGCGTCGAATTGCTGCTCAATGGCGTTTCCCCGGAACACCTCGTCACGATCCGTGACATTTCCAACTTCATCGGTGAATTACGCACTGAAATGAGCGCGGGCCGCCGAGCTTTCGCTGGCTAACGCCTCACAAACGCCGTTGAAACGCTTGAACGATGCGCAACGTCGCTTCGCTGGTGTTCAGATTGCCCACCGCGTCCAGCGGATGCCAGATGCAATCGATGATCTCGTTTTGCGGGCGCACCTGCTCAAAGTCCTGCACCGACGCTTC includes:
- a CDS encoding SOS response-associated peptidase is translated as MCGRLSQYRGIHDFVAVLSIPDALINHVGDASLDRYNAAPTTALAVLHQQGQQLHADNLRWGWRPHWARDRPAPINARVEKVAHGRFFRAIWHHRLIVPVDNWFEWVDAEDKTRQPWLIRRADHGPVFCAAIGQFPTAETAARDDDGFVIITADAAGGMLDIHDRRPVVLRADRVHEWLDPATPIERAEQMLLFEGEGSEVFEWHKVGKAVGNSRNQGAELIEPVT
- a CDS encoding ABC transporter permease; translation: MTTHSKDLPAPLAVPRQRPASLNPTWQRRGKGLALPLLIIVALEIIVRIGWLPSYQMPAPSEIALTLTDLAEGALWKHIGASLIRVLLGFAIGASLALVFAAWVGLSREAEAYLEPTFAALRSIPSLAWVPLLLLWLGIDETSKIVLIAIGAFFPVYVNVVAAIRNIDRKLVEVGRIYGFSRLQLVRRILLPAALPGLFTGLRSGMSLAWMFLVAAELIAATKGLGYLLSDGRETSRPDIVLAAIIVLALLGKLSDGLLAMLERRWLKWRDTFTGQDASD
- a CDS encoding aliphatic sulfonate ABC transporter substrate-binding protein; translated protein: MTSFFAHFKTLLAASAMLLSLQPFAHATETAPAEVHLDYAYYSPVSLVLKHFGFLEKALPQTKVSWVLSQGSNRSLEYLNSGGVDFASSASLAAVLSRANGSPIKSVYVYSRAEWTALVVRKDSPYQTVADLKGKKIAATKGTDPYLFTLRSLQQAGLKKDDVELVHLQHPDGRTALEKGDVDAWAGLDPHMAASQVQAGSRLLYRNPAFNSYGVVSVTEQYAKEHPQTIDTVIKAYEQARDWALKNPDEFAALLAKESGLPLDVAKLQLSRTDLSSPQLTRQDISASKAAAPILLSEELVRRGVNVDQVIDQLLDSGVQQAVAHQ
- a CDS encoding ABC transporter substrate-binding protein, coding for MKLSRFLRNALFAALFTSPLSYAAEPLVLHVGDQNYYNIRASVEASGVLKDAPYTVDWKHFQAAAPLAEALQTGSLDLGFLGDSGFLFLAAKQAPVKLIGVSRQNPETIALLVPKDSPVKTIADLKGKKVAYWPGAWSQQLTLRALEQVGLPDNYVDFVKLMPIDAAAALPQGSIDAFPVWEPYISQQIVFSGARPILTAKNLMPGLSAIAASTPSIDSKRAAIADFLGRLKLARAWVDSHTDEYADLWAKKANLDQQVSRHWLRQAHMTVGPVDQQAATDLQSTADFLFKVKALPAPLATAGIIDRSFQQALTH
- a CDS encoding polysaccharide deacetylase family protein, whose amino-acid sequence is MTSGFKLLCAAFIVLGLAGCIAAPIEMTAQTETRLKTQAPVRFLLTFDDGPSASGLWNPSAAVLDSLKDNPLQPGIKAVFFVQTRAPRAGNSDIGRSIMRREHDEGHILAFHTATHWHTNHRSLDPQQLEESLSNGTADIAAITGAPPKLLRPPFWNYDKRTFAAYQQHGLHVLLTDLSANDGKIWGFNASPRRRANMLRQLSEVRERIALGELPSVDGVIPVVVTFHDLNRYTARHTREYLQILLDSAAATGVRLADKPFYDDHAALEKAALARTVENSSESVSLPGIWNWIWDHDAH
- a CDS encoding DUF1652 domain-containing protein, coding for MLAIDDICRIVESGFPAFKCDCIPGTQGLLQIKVYEPDSGRVELLLNGVSPEHLVTIRDISNFIGELRTEMSAGRRAFAG